The stretch of DNA GTACAGCGGCGACTCTTCGGGGAGAAAGCCCAGCGCCCGGCGCATCTCGGGGTCGTCCACGTCGTACCCCGCGACGGTGGCCTCGCCGGCGGTCGGGTCGACCAGCCCGGCGAGCATCTTCAGCGTCGTCGTCTTCCCGGCGCCGTTGGGGCCGACGATACCGAAGATCTCGCCGGACTCGGCCGCGAACTCGCTGCCGGCGACGGCGACGAACTCGCCGTACCGCTTCTCGAGCCCGTCGGCACGGATCATGGACCGAACTGCTCCGTCGTCCCGGAAAAAGATCGGGGCCCGGCTATCGTTCGCGAGACTGCGGTCTCTCGAAGAAACGAAGCGAGAAACGGCATCGGCTCGCTCGGGTATCACGCGTGAGCGGGTCGGTACGGGTCGATCCGCAGTCGGATCAGAACAGGCCGACGTTGAGCGCGAGCGGCCAGTCGGCGCCGCCGAGCGCGAGGAAGCCGAGCGAGCCCCCCAGCAGCGCGGCGTTCTTCAGGAAGTGGGTCATCTCGCCCTGCGTGTCCTCGGCGTTCCAGAAGTCGTGGATCGTCGGCGTCGCGACGACGAAGAACGTCGCGAGTGCGCCCGCCGCGAGTACGGGGTAGGCGCCGGCGGCGATGCCGAGCCCGCCGAGGATCAGCATCAGCCCGGAGGCGATCACGCCGAACGCCGGCGCGGGGATGTTCTTCGCGCCGGCGTACCCCGTCATCGTCTCGAGGTTCATGAAGTGGTTCAGCCCCATGAACGCGAGCACGAGGCCGAAGACGAGGCGGGCGACGAGGAAAATCGTCCCCGCGGCGCCGTCGAACGCGGCGGCCTGCAGCAGGCTCATCGGCCCTTCTCCGTCGGTGCGGTCGTCGGCGATTCGCTGTGTGAGTGTGGTTGCGCCACGTCACCTGCTACGAGTGCGAACCACTTGAGGGCTCGCGAACCCCGTCGTCACCCGGTTACAGCGGTGTTATCGGCCGGTACGGGCGCCGGTCGTTACCGCCACGGGACCGAGAGGTGGACGTGGAACAGGCGCTCACAGTCGGTCTCCCCACAGACGGGACACTCAGACGGCTCGGAATCCGCCGAGTCGCCATCGACGAGATCCGACTCCGCAGCGCTCGCTCCGGCTACCCCCGCAGCGGCGACGATCCGGCTACCCGCGTCCCGGAGCGCGTAGCCGCCGTCGACCTCGCGGACGAAGTACTCACGGAGCGTCGAGAGGTGGTAGTTGAACCGCCCGGGGTCGCGAACGTCCGCGCGCCGACGGAGTTCAGAGAACGCCAGTGGCTCCTCGGCCTCCGCGAGCGTCCGGAGGATCGCGATCCGCGTCTCGTCGCCCAGCACCGCCAGCGCGTCGGTCGGATCCACTTCCTGCACGCGCTTCCCTACCGCCCGATCGGGCTTCAAACTACGGCCGACGTGTCAGCCAGCGTACTGAACTGCGGTTCTCCGAGCGTTCACAATCCCGGTGGCCGACACCCCGACCGTGTCCCGACTGGATGCGCTTCGCAGCCAGTTCGCCCTCCCGGCGAACCGTTCGTTCCGCCGGCTGTTGGCGGGCAGAGCGACGAGCTTCCTCGGTGACGGGCTGTTCACCGTCGCTGTGATGTGGCTCGTGTTCGAACTGACCGGGTCGACGACGTACACCGGGCTCGCCGGCTTCCTGCTCCGGGCGCCGAACGCGCTGAAGGTGTTCGCCGGGCCGCTGGTCGACCGCTCGCGGCTGGGTCGTGTGCTCGTCGGCTCCGAACTGCTCGGTGCGGCGCTGGCGCTACTCGTCCCGCTGGCGGCGCTCTCCGGCGAACTCTCGGTCTGGATCGTCCTCGGTGTGCTCCCGTTCATGGCGCTGACCGAACTGTTCGCCGCGCCCGCCCAGACCGCCGCACTCCCCCGAATCGTCGACCGAGAGTCGCTGGTCCGGGCCAACAGCGCGTTCTCCGTCGTCACGAGCGCGGTCGACGCCGGCGCGCAGGCGCTTGGCGGCGCGCTCGTCGCCGCGGTCGGCGCGGTCGCGCTGTACGCCGTCGACGCCGCCACCTACGCGGTCGCCGCCGTGGTGTTCCTCGGCGTGTCGATCCCGGCAGCCGAGGGGGCGGACGACGAGTCGGATCCGCTCGACCTCGCAACCTACCGCCGCGAACTCCGCGAGGGGATCGCCGTCCTCACGGGCTCGGTGCTGGGGCTGATGCTGCTCGCGAGCCTGCTCGCGAACTTCCTCACGAGCGCGGCCTTCGCGGTGCTCCCGGCGTACGCCGCGGCGATCTCGGGGGCGGCGGGGTACGGGCTCCTGCTCGGCGCGACGACGGCCGGCGCCATCGTCGGCTCCCTGCTCGCGCCGGGCGTCGAGGACCGGCCGCTGGGGGTGACGAACGCGGTCGGCCTCACTCTCGCCGGCGGGCTCTGGATCGCCGGCGTCGAACTGGGGGGCGTCGCCGTGACCGCGGCGCTGTTCGCGGCGTCGCGCGTCCCGATCGGCGTCTACAACGTCGGCGTACAGGCGACGATGCAGACCGGCGTGCCCGAGGACCGGCTCGGCCGGGTGACCGCGACGGTCAGCAGCCTGAGCAACGTCGTCGGGCCGTTCGGGCTCTTACTCGGCGGCGTCGCCGGAGACGCGGTCGGCGCGACAGCGGTGCTGCTCGGCGGCGGTGTCGGTATCGCCGCGACCGGACTGCTCTGGGGAGCGCTCCCCTCGCTCCGGCGGTTCGGCGCGCCGACGGCAGTTCGGCCGGGGGCGTTCGGCTGATCGATCGGAACGACGGCGAACCCCGACGCTTAAACAGGGGGGCCTGCTACGCTGCCGCCAATGAAGTTCTGCGACGACTGTGGATCGATGATGAAAGCCGAGGGCGACGAGTGGGTGTGTGGCAGCTGTGGCGCCACCGAGGCCCGGAACGAGGCCGAGGAGTCCGGGATGACCACCCAGCAGGATCAGGAGGAGAGCGACATCGTCGACATGTCCGACGTGGACGAGGAGGCGCTGGGGCCGACGACGGAGATCCGCTGCCCCGAGTGTGGCCACGACCGCGCGAGCTACGAGATGAAGCAGATCCGGGCGGCCGACGAGTCCGAGACGCGCTTCTTCACCTGTACGGAGTGCGGCCACAAGTGGCGCGAGGACGACCACTGAAAACGCGGCAGAACGTTTTTCCCCGAAAACCGACGCTGTCAGTGACTACTCCGTCCGAGCAAAAGTGAGATAGCCCGTGTGCCCGACGCCGGCCGTCGACGGCCGCGTGCCGCGGTCGCCCACGTCCATCCGGCGCTGGATCGTCTCGAACGTCCGAATGTCGGTGAGGCTGTCCGAGGCAGCCTCGACGGTCTCGCGGATCGACTCCACGAACGGCGAGTACACCGCGACGAACCCGCCGGTCGTCAGGAGTTCGGGCGCGCGCTCGACCACGGCCGCCGAGTCACCGGTGTCGAGCGTGAGCACGTCGAAGGGGCCCTCCGAGACGAGTTCGTCGAGCTGTTCGGTCACGTCGCCGGCCCGAACCTCGACGCGGTCGGCGACGCCGCCGAGTTCCATGTTCTCGCGGGCGATCTCCGCGAACTCCGGGTCGGTCTCGTACGTCGTCACCTCGGCGCCGGCGCGGGCGAGATACGCCGCGAGCACGCCCGTCCCGGTGCCCGCGTCGAGCACGCGGTCGCCGCCGCCGGCGCCGGTGTGGCCCATCACGAGCCCGGCGTCGCGGGGCATCATCGGCGCGCCGGTACGCTCGAAGTGCTCGAACAGGTCCGGGCCACGGAGCTTCTGGACGGAGAACGACTCGCCCAAGTGTGTCTCCAGTTCGTCGCCGTGACTCACGTCCTCGGGGACGTCGAGCACGCCGAGGTCGGTCTGGAGCTCATCGCCGGGACGGCGTACGTACTCGCGGTCCTCGTGAACGAGCAGAAACGCACCCACAGGACTACTCCAGCTGGTCGACGGCCGCCGCGAGGTCACCGTCGTTCTCCTCGAGAACCTCCCGCGCGGTTGACTCCGTGACGCCCGCTCGCTGGGCGACGATCTCCACGTCGGCGTCGGGAATCCCGCCGTCGTCGTCGTCGGACTCCTCCTCGCCGCTCTCGATCGCCTCGGCGTCGCCGGCGCCCGTCTCGCGGACGTTGGGCTCACCGACGATCTGGTAGGTCTCCTGGCCCTGGGCGTCCATCTTGGTGACCTGCGCCCCGTCGAAGTAGAGCTCCTCGTCACCAGTCCGGATGATCACTTCCTCGGCGTCGAGCTCCTCGACATCGATCCCCATCTGCTTCATCATCTGTTGCATCTTGCGCGGGTTGAGTCCGCCGCCTCCAAACATGGTCGTGAGTCGGTGGGGCGGCGTCAAAAGCGTGGCGAAGCCCCCGCTATCCCCGATAGCGTCGTGGTCCGGCGAAGCAGGCTTTAGGTCCCCGCCGATACTCGACCCGATATGTACCTCGCCGAGCAGACGTGGCCCGACCTCGCGACGGCCGACACCGGCCCCGTCGCGTTCGTGCCGCTGGGTTCGACCGAACAGCACGGCCCGCACCTCCCGCTCTCGACCGATCACGTCATCGCGGAGGGGCTGGCCCGCGCGGCCGCCGACCGAACCGGCTTCCTCTGTACGCCGACCGTCAATATCGGTGTCAGCGACCACCACCGGCAGTTCCACGGGACGATGTGGGTGTCGCCGTCGTCGTTTCGCGATTACGTCGAGGACTTCACCAGGAACCTCGCGTACCACGGGATCGACCGCGTGGTGTTCGTGAACGCCCACGGCGGGAACGAACAGCACCTCCAGGAGGTCGGCCGCCGCGTGCGCGCCGACGAGACCGCGTTCGCGACGCCGTGGATGTGGGACGAGTCGATCCCCGGGCTCGTGAACGAAGTGTTCGAGACCAACGGCCCCCACGCCGGCCCGAAGGAGACCTCGATGCTGCTGCATCTCGCCCCCGAGACGGTGAAGGAGGGGGAGTTCGAGAACGCCCGCGACGGCGGGCTACAGGATCTCGGGAGCGCCGGCCACAACCGCCACGGCGCCCGCGTCCACTACGACACGATCGAGAACTCCGGCAACGGCGCGTTCGGCGACCCGACCGACGCCAGCGCCGAGAAGGGCGAACGGATCTTCGAGGCGGCCTGTGACGAACTGATCCAGTTGGCCGAGTGGCTAGCCGACCAGCGCTTCGTGGACCTGATGCCCCGCGAGCACGTCGACGCGGGGAGCACGACCGACGTTTAGCGCTCGGCGACCCGCGTACTCAGACAGATTCCCGACCCCACCGGGAGGACGAACGACTCGAACGCCGGGTCGGCCCGGACGTGTTCGACGTAGTTCGCGATCCCCTCGGTGCCGTCGCTGGCGTCGTCGGGCAGCGGCTCGCCGTCGGCGAAATAGGCCGTCAGCGCGTCGAGGTCGATCGGGCCGCGGGTCATGTTGTCCGCGACGATCACGCCGCCCTCGGGGACCTTCTCCCTCGCTTTGTCGAACCCCTGGTCGTAGCGGGGCTTGTCGTGGTCGATCAGCACCACGTCGAACGGGCCGTCGTAGGCGTCGACGGTCTCCAGCGCGTCGCCGTGTTCGAACTGCGCGCGGTCGGCGTCGCCGGCGCGGTCGAGGAACGTCCGGGCCATCGCGAGTTCGTCCTCGTCGATCTCGGTGAGCACGACCTCGTCGGCGCCGCCGTCGAGGAACCACGAGGCGCTGTAGCCGTAGCCCGAGCCGAACTCGAACACGCGCTCGGCGTCGGTCAGGCGCGCGAGCATGCGCAGGACTGCGCCCGCGTCGGGCCCGATGATCGGGAACCCGTTCTCGTCGGCGTAGTCGGCCATCTCCGACTGGATTTCGCTGTGGCTCGCACCCGTGGCACGGACGTATCGTTCGACGGTTTCGAGGTCCATAGAGGCCGGTTCGCCGGGCGAGAAGTAAGCGTTTGGCCCGGCGAACCCGGCTGCGGCGTCGGCGCGAACCGCTGCGACGGCCCGATCAGACTAGCGGTCGGGCGAGGTAGCCGCCCAGCAGCAGCAGCACGACCGAGAACGTCGCCGCGACGCGGATCAGCGTCTGGTTCTCGCGGCCGGCGGTTTGGATCTTCCCATCACTGAGAGAGTCCTGAATCTTGCCGATCGAGGCCTCGAGCAGGCCGGTGACGATCAGCCAGAGGGCGAGCATCCCGAGGACTGCGTGGCCCATGCTCGAACTGAACAGCGCGCCGTCGGGGTAGCCCGTCGCCGCCATGTGGCCGCCAGTGACGACGAACACGACGGCCCCGATGCGGGTCAGCCAGCGCAGCCCGGTCGTGATCGACATCGCCGAGGTGACGCCGATGTCGCCATCGGAGAGCAGCGGGTGGATCCGCCACGCGTAGAACACGGTCGTTCCGGCCCAGATCCCGGCGAACAGCACGTGCAGCATACTGAACGCGGTGTCGATGATTGCCATGTCCATGGGCTCGTTCTGGGAGCCGATAAAGGCGGGTGACTCCGGATCCTCGATGGGGCGCCGGCGTCTCCCCACCCTTAAGTCCGAACCGCCCCCAGTTCGGGGCATGTTCGACGACGAGGACCTCGCGGAGATTCGCGAGGGGAAGGAGTCCTGGAAGGAGGAGACCTACGGCCCGACCGTCGAGCGCTTCGGCGAGCGCAAGGAGGATTTCACCACTGACACCGGCGGGCAGGCGGTCAAGCCACTGTACACGCCCGACGACATCGCCGACAAGGACTACGAAGAGGAGATCGGCTTCCCGGGCGAGGAGCCGTACACCCGCGGCGTCTACTCGACGATGCACCGCGGCCGGCTCTGGACGATGCGGCAGTACGCCGGGATGGGGACCGCCTCCGAAACTAACGAGCGGTTCCACTACCTGCTCGATCAGGGCCAGACCGGGCTCTCGATGGCCTTTGACCTGCCGACGCAGATGGGCCACGACTCCGACGCCGCCATGGCCCAGGGCGAGGTCGGGCGTTCGGGGGTCGCGATCGACTCGATCGAGGACATGAAGACGGTGTTCGACGGCATCCCGCTGGACGAGGTGTCGACCTCGATGACGATCAACGCGCCCGCGAGCGTGCTGCTGGCGCTGTACATCGCCGTCGGCGACGAGCAGGGCGTCGACCGCGAGGAGCTCCGGGGCACCATCCAGAACGACATTCTCAAAGAGTACGCCGCGCGGAACACGTACATCTACCCGCCGGAGTCGTCGATGCGGCTGATCACGGACATCTTCGAGTTCTGTGCCGAGGAGACGCCGAAGTTCAACACGATCTCCATCTCGGGCTACCACATCCGCGAGGCCGGCTCGACGGCGGCACAGGAGGTCGCGTTCACGCTCGGCAACGGGATCGAGTACGTCGAGGCGGCCATCGACGCCGGCCTCGACGTCGACGAGTTCGCCCCCCAGCTCAGCTTCTTCTTCAACGCTCACAACAACATCTTCGAGGAGGCCGCGAAGTTCCGCGCCGCCCGGCGGATGTGGGCCCAGATCATGGAGGAGCGCTTCGACGCGGAGAACCCCAAGTCGAAACAGCTGAAGTTCCACACCCAGACCGGCGGCTCGACGCTGACCGCCCAACAGATCGAGAACAACGTCGTCCGCGTCTCCTATCAGGCGCTCGCCGCGGTCCTCGGCGGGACCCAGAGCCTCCACACCAACGGGAAGGACGAGGCGCTCGCGCTGCCCACGGAGGAGTCGGTCCGGACTGCGCTCCGGACCCAGCAGATCCTCGCCCACGAGTCCGGCGCCGCCGACACGATCGACCCGCTGGCGGGGAGCTACTACGTCGAGAGCCTCACCGACGACATCGAGGAGGAGGCGTTCGAGATCATGGACGAGGTCGACGAGCGCGGCGGGATGCGCGGCGCGATCGAGGAGCAGTGGGTCCAGCGGCAGATTCAGGACGTCGCGTTCGACCGACAGGAGGAGATCGAGGAGGGCGAACGCGTCATCGTCGGCGTCAACGAGTTCGAGGTCGAGGACGCCGAGCCCGAGATGGATCTGG from Halolamina sediminis encodes:
- a CDS encoding MFS transporter, which produces MSRLDALRSQFALPANRSFRRLLAGRATSFLGDGLFTVAVMWLVFELTGSTTYTGLAGFLLRAPNALKVFAGPLVDRSRLGRVLVGSELLGAALALLVPLAALSGELSVWIVLGVLPFMALTELFAAPAQTAALPRIVDRESLVRANSAFSVVTSAVDAGAQALGGALVAAVGAVALYAVDAATYAVAAVVFLGVSIPAAEGADDESDPLDLATYRRELREGIAVLTGSVLGLMLLASLLANFLTSAAFAVLPAYAAAISGAAGYGLLLGATTAGAIVGSLLAPGVEDRPLGVTNAVGLTLAGGLWIAGVELGGVAVTAALFAASRVPIGVYNVGVQATMQTGVPEDRLGRVTATVSSLSNVVGPFGLLLGGVAGDAVGATAVLLGGGVGIAATGLLWGALPSLRRFGAPTAVRPGAFG
- a CDS encoding acyl-CoA mutase large subunit family protein, whose translation is MFDDEDLAEIREGKESWKEETYGPTVERFGERKEDFTTDTGGQAVKPLYTPDDIADKDYEEEIGFPGEEPYTRGVYSTMHRGRLWTMRQYAGMGTASETNERFHYLLDQGQTGLSMAFDLPTQMGHDSDAAMAQGEVGRSGVAIDSIEDMKTVFDGIPLDEVSTSMTINAPASVLLALYIAVGDEQGVDREELRGTIQNDILKEYAARNTYIYPPESSMRLITDIFEFCAEETPKFNTISISGYHIREAGSTAAQEVAFTLGNGIEYVEAAIDAGLDVDEFAPQLSFFFNAHNNIFEEAAKFRAARRMWAQIMEERFDAENPKSKQLKFHTQTGGSTLTAQQIENNVVRVSYQALAAVLGGTQSLHTNGKDEALALPTEESVRTALRTQQILAHESGAADTIDPLAGSYYVESLTDDIEEEAFEIMDEVDERGGMRGAIEEQWVQRQIQDVAFDRQEEIEEGERVIVGVNEFEVEDAEPEMDLESVDEEDEQRQIEQLEELRERRDDDAVEAALDDLAAAAEGEENVMPYIVDAVKAKATVGEVCNVFRDVFGEYQQGVSV
- a CDS encoding DoxX family protein; this encodes MSLLQAAAFDGAAGTIFLVARLVFGLVLAFMGLNHFMNLETMTGYAGAKNIPAPAFGVIASGLMLILGGLGIAAGAYPVLAAGALATFFVVATPTIHDFWNAEDTQGEMTHFLKNAALLGGSLGFLALGGADWPLALNVGLF
- a CDS encoding tRNA (adenine-N1)-methyltransferase, with amino-acid sequence MGAFLLVHEDREYVRRPGDELQTDLGVLDVPEDVSHGDELETHLGESFSVQKLRGPDLFEHFERTGAPMMPRDAGLVMGHTGAGGGDRVLDAGTGTGVLAAYLARAGAEVTTYETDPEFAEIARENMELGGVADRVEVRAGDVTEQLDELVSEGPFDVLTLDTGDSAAVVERAPELLTTGGFVAVYSPFVESIRETVEAASDSLTDIRTFETIQRRMDVGDRGTRPSTAGVGHTGYLTFARTE
- a CDS encoding nascent polypeptide-associated complex protein; the encoded protein is MFGGGGLNPRKMQQMMKQMGIDVEELDAEEVIIRTGDEELYFDGAQVTKMDAQGQETYQIVGEPNVRETGAGDAEAIESGEEESDDDDGGIPDADVEIVAQRAGVTESTAREVLEENDGDLAAAVDQLE
- a CDS encoding DUF7347 domain-containing protein gives rise to the protein MQEVDPTDALAVLGDETRIAILRTLAEAEEPLAFSELRRRADVRDPGRFNYHLSTLREYFVREVDGGYALRDAGSRIVAAAGVAGASAAESDLVDGDSADSEPSECPVCGETDCERLFHVHLSVPWR
- a CDS encoding creatininase family protein — translated: MYLAEQTWPDLATADTGPVAFVPLGSTEQHGPHLPLSTDHVIAEGLARAAADRTGFLCTPTVNIGVSDHHRQFHGTMWVSPSSFRDYVEDFTRNLAYHGIDRVVFVNAHGGNEQHLQEVGRRVRADETAFATPWMWDESIPGLVNEVFETNGPHAGPKETSMLLHLAPETVKEGEFENARDGGLQDLGSAGHNRHGARVHYDTIENSGNGAFGDPTDASAEKGERIFEAACDELIQLAEWLADQRFVDLMPREHVDAGSTTDV
- a CDS encoding transcription factor S, giving the protein MKFCDDCGSMMKAEGDEWVCGSCGATEARNEAEESGMTTQQDQEESDIVDMSDVDEEALGPTTEIRCPECGHDRASYEMKQIRAADESETRFFTCTECGHKWREDDH
- a CDS encoding O-methyltransferase → MDLETVERYVRATGASHSEIQSEMADYADENGFPIIGPDAGAVLRMLARLTDAERVFEFGSGYGYSASWFLDGGADEVVLTEIDEDELAMARTFLDRAGDADRAQFEHGDALETVDAYDGPFDVVLIDHDKPRYDQGFDKAREKVPEGGVIVADNMTRGPIDLDALTAYFADGEPLPDDASDGTEGIANYVEHVRADPAFESFVLPVGSGICLSTRVAER